One part of the Halobacteriovorax vibrionivorans genome encodes these proteins:
- a CDS encoding HD domain-containing phosphohydrolase codes for MIAYFYIKLKSLKDIRTFPFTLYVYKEKENLYTEYLKANTPLTQDSYNLLKYIEDNKTGKIAIKLSQRMTYLATVGELSEYTPQEANQIREKINILKEHEKAVETNQKEARTRLPLRSVLTKAIDQDDFLPIILRAQKEISTFPVNLSHTISLARHFAMTHLDKDNLTNRIVALSFFFAKKLGIEDYKKQADLICASFLANIGLTSISPNIMHESFEEVTSDQREQYYKHVKVSRMLIEKSGVQLSEECKAIIDHHHEKHDGSGMPGQISQAGLSLESEILEFISHILEFSTGLINGEKSPLSSVVYMVDAQAGVGGLNTNYSDKIKPHITSVLSL; via the coding sequence ATGATTGCCTATTTCTATATAAAGCTTAAATCGCTTAAAGACATTCGCACCTTCCCTTTTACTCTCTATGTCTATAAAGAGAAAGAGAATCTCTACACAGAATACTTAAAAGCAAACACACCTTTAACTCAAGATAGTTATAACCTATTAAAGTATATTGAAGATAACAAGACAGGAAAAATCGCAATCAAGCTTTCACAACGAATGACTTATCTTGCAACAGTTGGAGAATTAAGTGAGTATACTCCACAAGAGGCAAATCAAATTCGTGAAAAGATCAACATCTTAAAAGAGCATGAAAAAGCGGTTGAAACAAATCAAAAAGAAGCAAGAACAAGACTACCTCTTCGCAGTGTCTTAACAAAAGCAATCGATCAGGACGACTTCCTACCAATTATCTTAAGGGCACAAAAAGAGATATCAACATTTCCTGTAAACTTATCTCATACTATCTCTCTTGCAAGACACTTTGCCATGACCCATCTTGATAAGGACAATCTTACAAATCGAATTGTGGCACTGAGCTTCTTCTTTGCAAAGAAACTTGGAATTGAAGACTATAAAAAGCAAGCCGATCTAATCTGTGCTTCTTTTCTAGCAAATATTGGACTTACAAGTATCTCTCCAAATATCATGCATGAGAGCTTTGAAGAAGTAACAAGCGACCAACGAGAACAATATTATAAGCATGTGAAAGTATCTCGTATGCTTATAGAAAAATCAGGTGTTCAATTATCAGAAGAGTGTAAGGCAATTATTGATCACCATCATGAAAAACATGATGGTAGCGGAATGCCTGGACAAATTTCTCAAGCTGGACTTAGCCTTGAAAGTGAAATCCTAGAATTTATTTCTCATATTCTAGAGTTTAGCACAGGATTAATTAACGGAGAAAAATCACCTCTAAGCAGCGTTGTATATATGGTTGATGCTCAAGCGGGAGTTGGTGGTCTCAATACAAACTACAGTGACAAGATAAAGCCTCACATCACTAGCGTACTAAGCCTTTAA
- a CDS encoding metallophosphoesterase → MRFLRKSNSKKTIIIISDVHLGAGEYVNGIRNYLEDFHYDEELVDFLEYFSSDEYASKDVELIINGDFFDLLAVPYVQVFDDEFWSEESSKKKLQLILDAHKEVMQALNDFLKVKNKKVTFIIGNHDAELVFDSLKEMVLNCFDKEVRDRFVIRELNDEYRPTDRVVLRHGHEYEIAHTFEEESCIIEDKDGKKYFNPPWGSYYVTRVINKFKEERDHVNAVRPINKFLINGLIYDTFFTLRFMLANTIYFIMVRSIYLFKISNNFGDWLKLFMKELHLFQDYEELTFEYLQDAKDTDVLIVGHTHEPICRTYTNGKTFINTGTWTRMYNLDFGKGGGNTQLTFAKIEVLDPKNNKDEHLPKVQANLHTWEGRNTLPYGSFN, encoded by the coding sequence ATGAGATTCCTTCGCAAGAGTAACTCAAAGAAGACCATAATCATAATCTCTGATGTCCATCTTGGCGCAGGAGAGTATGTAAATGGTATTAGAAATTATCTCGAAGACTTTCACTATGATGAAGAGTTAGTTGATTTTCTCGAATACTTCAGCAGTGATGAGTATGCCAGTAAAGATGTCGAGTTGATTATTAACGGAGACTTTTTTGACCTTTTAGCAGTTCCTTATGTGCAAGTATTTGATGATGAGTTCTGGTCTGAGGAATCATCGAAGAAGAAATTACAGCTAATTCTAGATGCACATAAAGAGGTGATGCAGGCCCTTAACGACTTCTTAAAAGTAAAGAATAAAAAGGTTACATTTATTATTGGTAATCATGATGCGGAGTTAGTTTTTGATTCTTTAAAAGAGATGGTTCTCAATTGTTTTGATAAAGAAGTACGAGATCGCTTTGTCATAAGAGAGCTAAATGATGAATATCGTCCTACTGATCGTGTTGTACTAAGACATGGCCACGAGTACGAAATTGCTCATACTTTTGAAGAGGAAAGTTGCATTATAGAGGATAAGGACGGAAAGAAATACTTTAATCCGCCTTGGGGCTCTTACTATGTAACACGAGTGATAAATAAGTTTAAAGAAGAACGAGATCATGTAAATGCAGTTCGCCCAATTAATAAGTTTCTCATTAATGGACTCATTTATGATACTTTCTTTACTCTTCGATTCATGTTGGCCAATACCATTTACTTTATAATGGTTCGCTCAATCTATCTTTTTAAAATAAGTAATAACTTTGGTGATTGGTTAAAGCTTTTCATGAAAGAATTACACCTCTTTCAGGATTACGAAGAATTAACTTTTGAATATCTACAAGATGCAAAAGATACGGATGTATTGATTGTTGGCCATACACATGAGCCAATTTGTCGCACTTATACTAATGGTAAAACTTTCATAAATACTGGAACCTGGACTAGAATGTACAATCTAGACTTTGGTAAAGGTGGAGGGAATACCCAACTTACTTTTGCTAAAATTGAAGTCTTAGATCCAAAGAATAATAAAGATGAGCACTTGCCAAAAGTTCAAGCAAACTTGCATACGTGGGAAGGGCGAAATACATTGCCGTATGGTAGCTTCAATTAA